A stretch of Geobacter sp. DNA encodes these proteins:
- the otsB gene encoding trehalose-phosphatase — translation MTAVYLFNEKALKVFGSYIGPDTLFAFDLDGTLAPIVAEYSAAMVAEPVRCAMKRLVKLAKVSVITGRSRKDALAILGFEPHLLIGNHGAEWPIGTESRDQRFVQTCTGWREQLLEGLKEIRGVEIEFKGESLTVHYRKATDPERTLAHVNAAIAQLTPEPKRIGGKFVVNLLPMEAQTKGEALVASMERLGLTRSIFFGDDLTDEEVFQLKDTDLFGIHIGKDDRTAAPYYLNSQSELLGLLNSIVGILESQYNNRGE, via the coding sequence GTGACCGCGGTCTATCTCTTCAACGAAAAAGCGCTGAAGGTTTTTGGCAGTTATATTGGGCCGGACACCCTTTTTGCCTTCGATCTTGACGGCACCCTTGCCCCGATCGTTGCTGAATACTCTGCAGCCATGGTTGCCGAACCGGTCCGCTGTGCCATGAAACGGCTCGTCAAGCTGGCAAAGGTCTCGGTGATCACAGGCAGATCAAGAAAAGATGCCCTGGCTATCCTCGGATTCGAACCACATCTGCTCATTGGCAACCATGGCGCCGAATGGCCGATCGGCACGGAATCACGGGACCAACGATTCGTGCAGACCTGCACTGGCTGGAGAGAGCAGCTTCTGGAAGGACTCAAGGAGATCCGGGGAGTAGAGATCGAATTCAAGGGAGAATCGCTTACCGTCCATTATCGCAAGGCAACTGACCCGGAAAGGACCCTGGCGCATGTCAATGCCGCGATTGCGCAGCTCACACCCGAGCCGAAAAGAATCGGCGGGAAATTCGTCGTCAACCTGCTCCCCATGGAGGCACAGACCAAAGGAGAGGCGCTAGTGGCCTCGATGGAGAGACTCGGATTAACGCGATCCATCTTTTTCGGAGACGATCTGACCGACGAGGAGGTCTTTCAACTGAAAGATACCGATCTGTTCGGCATTCATATCGGCAAGGACGACCGAACCGCTGCCCCCTATTACCTGAACAGCCAGTCTGAACTGCTCGGGCTCCTCAATTCGATAGTCGGAATCCTGGAATCACAATACAATAACAGGGGAGAGTGA